One Candidatus Ornithobacterium hominis genomic region harbors:
- a CDS encoding adenine phosphoribosyltransferase, translated as MGVLEEKIKNHIRVIEDFPQPGVSFKDFSGIFQNSELSNEVIQSLASHAKGKVDLVCGIESRGFLFGFPLALALDVPFVMMRKKGKLPPPTVSETYQLEYGEATLEIIENQIQLGQRVLIHDDVLATGGTARAASNLIEKVGAKPVQYSFLIQLNFLQGLKNLKSDVEVISLLEFQS; from the coding sequence ATGGGGGTATTAGAAGAAAAAATTAAAAATCACATTCGTGTAATTGAGGATTTTCCACAGCCTGGAGTTTCGTTCAAAGATTTCAGTGGAATTTTCCAAAACTCGGAGCTTTCTAACGAAGTTATTCAAAGCTTAGCAAGCCATGCAAAGGGAAAAGTTGATCTCGTATGCGGTATAGAAAGCAGAGGTTTTTTATTCGGATTTCCATTGGCACTAGCCTTAGATGTTCCTTTCGTTATGATGCGAAAAAAGGGGAAACTGCCTCCGCCTACCGTTTCTGAAACCTACCAATTGGAGTACGGCGAAGCGACTTTAGAAATCATTGAAAATCAGATTCAGCTTGGGCAGCGAGTTTTAATTCATGACGATGTCTTGGCCACTGGCGGAACTGCAAGGGCGGCGTCTAACCTCATTGAGAAAGTGGGAGCAAAACCCGTGCAATACAGTTTCCTTATTCAATTAAATTTTTTACAAGGCTTAAAAAATTTAAAATCTGATGTGGAAGTCATTAGTTTACTCGAATTTCAATCTTAA
- the tsaB gene encoding tRNA (adenosine(37)-N6)-threonylcarbamoyltransferase complex dimerization subunit type 1 TsaB encodes MSYLLALETASKNCSIAIFENKDCISLVEQSSEAYIHAEMLNCFVKWALETVDLQFFDLSGVIVSAGPGSYTGLRIGVSSAKAFCFSLDIPLVSVDTLSALALQAEGESEIIIPTIDARRDEIYCAVFNHQFQKIKPTQALVLNEDFFKPYKNQKIILLGDGAEKTAEFLKPLEIEAQVQPVLPSAKTLGVLGYNEFKNGIFEDLAYFEPQYLKNFINNMNEK; translated from the coding sequence ATGTCTTATTTATTAGCCCTTGAAACTGCAAGCAAAAATTGCTCCATCGCTATTTTTGAAAACAAAGACTGCATCAGCCTCGTTGAGCAATCCAGCGAAGCCTATATTCATGCCGAGATGCTCAACTGCTTTGTTAAATGGGCATTAGAAACGGTTGATTTACAGTTTTTTGACTTGAGTGGTGTTATCGTTTCCGCTGGGCCGGGCTCTTACACTGGGTTACGCATTGGCGTTTCAAGTGCCAAAGCTTTTTGTTTTTCTTTAGACATTCCATTGGTGAGTGTAGATACACTCAGTGCCTTAGCGCTGCAAGCTGAAGGTGAATCTGAAATTATTATTCCTACGATTGATGCAAGGCGGGATGAAATCTATTGTGCTGTCTTCAATCATCAATTTCAAAAAATTAAACCGACCCAAGCCTTAGTTTTAAATGAAGATTTTTTTAAGCCTTATAAAAATCAAAAAATCATTTTGCTGGGTGACGGAGCTGAAAAAACAGCAGAATTTTTAAAGCCTTTAGAAATTGAAGCTCAAGTTCAGCCTGTTTTACCTTCAGCAAAGACTTTAGGTGTTTTAGGATATAATGAATTTAAGAATGGAATTTTTGAGGATTTAGCTTATTTTGAACCTCAATATTTAAAAAATTTCATCAATAACATGAATGAAAAATGA
- a CDS encoding ABC transporter ATP-binding protein: MAFRRILKFIKPYKIYLFFTIFFNVLYSLLAIVSVTSLFPILQILFKNTGAQVTNAMPETPQAWTFENAQQKLNDYIVQNIAEHGALHVLAVLCVVTITLFFLRNLFRYLAQYFMVGLRSAISFDIRRDLYHKILNLPVSFFTEQRKGDFMSRVSSDVDNIQRFMLMPLIEIIRSPFMIIATLSMLFYMNLELTLVTLALLPIMGFVISTISKSLKKDARKAQGRLGILISKVEETLNASKIIKIFNAQSRLEKNFEETNSYWRKFTNRVERKSELSSPTSEFLGSMTMIMLVWYGGKLIIQEESMSGEVFLTFVGLFFQMLDPAKSLSKTVSDISRGTASAERVLEILDLALEDESNKKFIPFENFEDRIEFKNVWFRYNDQQWVVKDFSLSVRKGETVALVGQSGSGKTTIANLLSKFYLPTCGQILIDGKDISEINSVDFRSHLGMVTQESVLFNDSIFANIHIGKEEASLEEVENAAKIANAYDFIQQFPEGFTTNIGEGGGKLSGGQKQRISIARAILKNPAIMILDEATSALDTQSERLVQEALEHMMQNRTSLIIAHRLSTIQKADKIVVMKDGEIIEIGRHQELMEKNGVYAQLIAMQNFS; this comes from the coding sequence ATGGCGTTTCGTCGAATTTTAAAATTTATTAAGCCTTATAAAATTTATTTGTTTTTCACGATTTTCTTTAACGTGCTATACTCCTTACTAGCCATTGTTTCTGTGACTTCACTTTTCCCGATTTTACAAATTTTGTTTAAGAATACTGGGGCGCAAGTGACCAACGCCATGCCAGAGACGCCCCAAGCTTGGACATTTGAGAATGCACAGCAGAAATTAAATGATTACATCGTTCAAAACATTGCAGAGCATGGCGCTTTACACGTACTAGCTGTGCTTTGTGTGGTAACCATAACTCTTTTTTTCTTACGGAATTTATTTCGTTATTTGGCACAATATTTCATGGTTGGTTTGCGCTCAGCAATTAGTTTTGATATACGGAGAGATTTGTACCATAAAATTTTAAACCTTCCAGTTTCATTCTTTACCGAGCAGCGGAAGGGCGATTTTATGAGTCGAGTATCTAGCGATGTAGATAACATTCAGCGTTTTATGCTTATGCCTTTGATTGAAATTATACGCTCTCCATTCATGATTATAGCCACACTCAGTATGCTTTTTTATATGAATTTAGAGCTTACATTGGTGACTTTGGCGTTGCTACCCATCATGGGATTTGTGATAAGTACTATTTCTAAAAGCCTCAAAAAAGATGCTCGGAAGGCTCAAGGGAGATTAGGTATTTTAATCTCTAAAGTTGAAGAAACTTTAAACGCCTCAAAAATTATTAAAATTTTTAATGCACAATCTCGCTTAGAGAAGAATTTTGAAGAGACGAATTCCTATTGGCGAAAATTCACTAATCGTGTAGAGAGAAAGTCAGAGCTTTCTTCGCCTACATCAGAGTTTCTTGGCTCGATGACGATGATTATGCTCGTATGGTACGGGGGGAAATTAATCATACAAGAGGAGAGCATGTCGGGAGAAGTTTTCTTGACTTTTGTTGGCTTGTTTTTCCAAATGCTAGACCCAGCGAAGAGTTTGTCTAAAACCGTTTCAGACATTTCGAGAGGAACGGCGAGTGCAGAACGGGTATTAGAAATTTTAGATTTAGCCTTGGAAGATGAAAGTAATAAAAAATTCATTCCTTTTGAAAATTTTGAAGACCGAATTGAGTTTAAAAACGTTTGGTTTCGGTACAATGACCAGCAATGGGTCGTCAAAGATTTTAGCCTAAGCGTTCGCAAAGGGGAAACGGTGGCTTTGGTAGGGCAGTCAGGGAGCGGAAAAACGACGATAGCTAATTTGCTTTCTAAATTTTACTTGCCTACTTGTGGGCAAATTTTGATAGACGGGAAAGATATTTCTGAAATCAATAGTGTTGATTTTCGTTCACATTTAGGTATGGTCACGCAAGAATCTGTCTTGTTCAACGATTCAATTTTTGCCAACATTCACATTGGTAAAGAAGAAGCGAGTTTAGAAGAGGTGGAAAATGCAGCAAAAATAGCTAATGCGTATGATTTCATTCAGCAATTCCCAGAAGGATTTACCACAAATATAGGCGAAGGCGGCGGTAAACTCTCGGGCGGGCAAAAGCAGCGTATTTCCATAGCAAGAGCCATACTCAAAAACCCTGCAATCATGATTCTAGATGAGGCAACTTCAGCACTCGATACGCAATCAGAACGCTTGGTGCAAGAAGCGTTAGAACATATGATGCAGAATCGAACGAGTTTAATCATAGCGCACCGCCTAAGTACGATTCAAAAAGCGGATAAAATTGTTGTGATGAAAGACGGTGAAATCATAGAAATTGGGAGACATCAAGAATTGATGGAGAAAAACGGTGTTTATGCTCAATTGATTGCGATGCAAAATTTTAGTTAA